Genomic DNA from Buteo buteo chromosome 21, bButBut1.hap1.1, whole genome shotgun sequence:
cggtggcggcggcagGCCCCGAGCAGGGTGCGGGGCGGCGGTGCtccggcggggtgggggggggcccggggccgccccagGCCTATGTCAGCGTCTCGCCCTTGGTGACCTGCCGGGAAGAGGAAACGCCTCAGCCACGGCCGGCACCGCGCCCGGCCGGGCCCtctcccgcccgcccgccccccttGCTCACCCGGGCCTCGATGTACTCGATCCTGCGCTCGAGGGCCGTCAGCTTCTCGTTCAGGGTGGCCAGCCGGGACCGGCACGACATGTCTGCGGGGAAGCGGCAGTGAGACACCGCGggcgcccgccccggcccgcccgccccccctccctctccccgccgccgccgccgccctcacCGAAGGAGTTGAGGAAGTCCGCGATCTTCTTGATGGAGCTGGTGATCACCTCGATGTACTCGCGATTGGCCCAGTCCTGGTGGATCTCCCGCTGCACCGGGTCCTCCTGCACCGACAtggccgcccccgccgccgccgccccggcgcgCACCGCGCCTGCGCGGGGAtacggccccccccccccccccccgcggcgcgGCGCCGCCCCCGAGGCCGCCTCAGGCCccacccgccgccgcctcagggCTGGGCGGGAgaggggcccggcccggccgcgctCTCCTCGTCGCTGGCGTCGGTGTCGCTCCCGCTCGGCTCCTGCGGGGG
This window encodes:
- the BRK1 gene encoding protein BRICK1 — encoded protein: MSVQEDPVQREIHQDWANREYIEVITSSIKKIADFLNSFDMSCRSRLATLNEKLTALERRIEYIEARVTKGETLT